The following nucleotide sequence is from Trifolium pratense cultivar HEN17-A07 linkage group LG2, ARS_RC_1.1, whole genome shotgun sequence.
AGTCACATTTataagttattataattttacgCTAAGTAgtagaattcacaacaattgagAATACTGAATAAACACAAAATCTATTTCATAACCTAATTGAATAAACAATGAATCAATTCCAGAATTGAATTTAGAACCTAAAAATTGTGAAGAAAACACGAATAAAAGTTGTAAATCAGTAGAAGACAGAGAGGTACCAGCGAGAGAGAAAGACGAGTTGATGATGGCGTCGAGATGAGTGAGAAAACCCTAAGATGCCGTTTTttcgttttctttcttttgtgcGAAcgaaaaagagaagaagaagagagtttatttatttttttttgtaaataaatggaagaaaaaaaagagggGAAAAACGAAAAAGAAaggatttattttatttatttttggcttaaatgcagttttagtccttaagtttcacaattgcttgattttgatCCTCCACAtttcaattacttgattttaaCACCCTACGTTTcgcaattgcttgattttagccctccaaatttcaattgctcgattttgacccccaagtttaccccttttgcatttgctagccccaccgttgatttttttgactaaaaattgcttatgtgacattttaaaaaataattaaaatatgttttaattaaaaaaataataatatttgcttttataaaaatgtattaaaaattgttttttttaataaaaggtttaataattgttttttatttaaaaaaagtttacaaagtttttaagaaatagttcataatttttttttacctttttatataacaaaattattttataaactacatataataaaaaaaatatttataattttgtttttaaaaaacaatttttattttatttatatatttttaaatacttatttaatttaaaaatgccacataaccaatttttaatcaaaaagttcaacgggggctagcaaatgcaaaaagGGATAAATTTGGaggaccaaaatcaagcaattgaaacttggagggctaaaatcgagcaattgtgaaacttaagggattaaaatcaaacaattgaaacgtggggggccaaaattaagcaattgtgaaacttaggggaccaaaactgcatttaagcctttatttTTGACGGACGGGGATTTATTTTTTCAGGTAACACAAATTCATGGGTTATATATTACAAAGAATATGTCaaaattactttaaaaaaatgtcaaaattaattgaaggggttttttttagtaaaaacttGTTTAATCTTatctttctataaaaaaaaaaaaaaacttgtttaatCTTATCTTATATAGTGCAAATagtacaaattattttttgtttgtatattataaatttagagaaaaatgaatatgcaccaataatttaaatttttttttggataaataatttaaagTAATTTTAAATTGTCAACAAATTATAATCATGTTTTTCGCCACGTCACTCTACTTCACTCTGTATTCTTTAAACTCATAAATCTATAGGTATTTTATAAGAttgaaaattttttaaaattaataataagatGATAATAAGATGGATATGCTAAGATAaagtaattaataatttataatatttcatataaataaaaaataaattcaaggCACAACGAACATAGTACACATACACATTGCAACAACTACAATGGTGTGTGCTTTAAGAGCGTGGAGATTGTTGAAAAACTTTAATCTCAAAGTCGTTTCGTTCTAATGTTCAATGGACTCTCTCCCTCCTCCATATATACAAGCTCAGTGCATATCTAAACTACAAACGCACATTCATCATGCTTCCACTGTGAATTATAAGAAGATATAAAATCAAGTTTATGTGTTGCTGGTTTTTGTAAATGTGACACacaaccaaacatacacttaatgttgatattgttaaaaattataaatgatatGTTGATTGTCCCATAAGTCTTAGTTAAATTGgtaaaaatgtcgaaattgttaggtcagaCGTCGTGACCCGGGTTCGTACccgggatctcacaattatatgtgagtttaatttcagtggattaTCACTTCATccgagataaaaaaaaatgatatgttgATCTATATTTCCTTTGTTAAAAAATCACTGTATTATTTctctataaatttaaatttctttcatGTCAGAAGAGTGACAAATGAGGTTGTATCTTGATTAAAGATActcctatttatatttttgcaatcttaatttttaatttattgtcaTTTATTCTAATAAATTTCATctccatataatttttattttaagattcGGTGTGGGCTAAcccaacaaaataatttttctgaGCCAATTTTTTACTTAACCAAAATGTATTTTGAAAAAACGAAGTTGCAATTTTAAAGTGTAATTTCTAAAAATGTACTATGCAAAAAGTGATATATATGTTGATGTTCTATTGGAGAATGAGGTATATTATgagtatattttatttaaaaattccaTTAACGAGTTAGCTTCAATTATTCTTTTGACTAAATCACAGTCCATTTtctatcaaaaataaaaataaatcagtCCATTTGtttctaaaaccaaaaatacaGTCcccaatttttaaaatgttactTATTTCCCATCCCACTATTGAATTTGGGACATATTTTTGTttgtcaagtttttttttttttggatatatttttgtttgtcaagtttaaaaaatgagctaacaaattacttaattaatgaTGTGACAATATATTTGTGAATTAAATGTAACAATTTTACTTTTCATGTCATTTAAAAGTTATAACTTAATCTAATCATATTGCCTTAATCTCAATGAATGTTATATCATTCTAAAGGAAACATGAATTAATAACCAAAGGGAACAAATTTCCTATACATTTTGTACAGAACAGAATCCTTGCAATACAATGCAATTTGGGGTTTAAGGTTTACCAATCTAAGGAAATCTCACCATAGGATAATTTGATACGACACGGCGACACCCCACCTTGAGGAAGGGGTGTTGATATATCACAACAAAATCCAATTACCATACTTTCTCACAAATATTGTCCAGTACCTCATATTCATCAAACCATACATTGCCAGTTCATTCATCATAGATTCCTATTAATGGTTGAAATATCTCTGGCACATTGTAATGAAATTGGCTGCTCTCTTATGCGAGACAGAAGAATGGAAACTTGTTCTGTTGCAGTATCTAATCGTTCTTTAGACTTAGCAGACTCTGTAATTAGAGATGAAACCATATTTTGGAATAACTTAACTCTTTCGGCATGATCATTGGGTGCATTGTGAACAAGCTTAGAAGAAGGCACGCTGATACGACGCCATCGAATGGGAAGATATGTATCTGGAATCTGAAAACAATTTCCTGTTGAAAGAACTCTCAGAGTGTGCCTACACAAAATTCCAGAAAATTCAAACTGGTGACAGCTGCAGCTTATAATTCCTTCATGAGGGGACCAATAAACTTTGCGACCTCCTTCAACTTTTGTGTGATGTCTCACAAGAAAACCATCTTCAACTGAAAAAGATGCATAATGCGCAGCCAACACAAGTTCTTCTTGAAGCTTGGAAAAGGCAAAAGGCGTGAGGACCGTAGCAGCATGTGATTCCATGGGGGCTCCTGTTTTGAGGCAAACATTTTGGAGATTCTGCTGCATGGTTTGTTGTTCTCCAGTTTGATCTTTAAAATCCACAGCAACAGCTACCTGGTTGTGCAAAGCAAACCCAAGTTTACAGAAATTCAAGGATTTAATATCTCCAAAAAGTAGGATAAAAGTCGCTATTAAATTTGAATAGCCATTGAAAGTCCAATTTAACAGTATCAAAACACGAGACAGAAAGATATAATACCTGTTCAACAAAGTGAGCAAGTCGTGTCTGTGCACTTAGAAACCGTTGAATGAAGGCATTAATTGACTTTGACAGGCCAGTTGTAGTCATTCCCGCAAGAAAATGGCTTCTTAAATATGGCAATGCCCAAAGTGAGCGCAAGCTATATAAATTAACAATGTGCCGATTGGTATGCAGCCCAAAAGAACATACCATTTCTCTCCACCCAAGTTCAAAATCCTCAACTGATTCAAGATTATAAAGTCTATAAAACTCAGCCTTCCATTCATTGTAGCGTTCCCCTACAACAGCATTGAACCAAGATGGAAACTTTGCTACTATCATCCATATGCATAAAGCATGTTTTGTTATCGACATTTCTGCAGATAGTGCATCTTTGAGACAACTGTTTTGGTCGGTTAATATAGTCTGTGGAGCCTTCCCATTCATAAAACCTAAGAAAGCCTTCCAAGAAGGTGAATAAAAAAAACCAGTGTAAATTAAAGAATGCTTGAACTTCTAAAAAATTAACGAACATTCCACAAGGGAGTGGAAATAAAAGAAAGATGTAATCATCCATAATTAAAATACCTAGTCTGTTATATAattgggaagaaaaaaaaaagaagaaaaaaaaaactagcacAAGGTGTTTGCATACAAAGTGTAGGCTACTCAACAAGAAACACTTTGTAGTGGCAGTGATCTGTATTAGCTTCCAATTTAGTATATCCTATTCCTAGACAGTGCATTATTTTTTATAGCTACAATAAAAAACCTTGTTGTCATATCACAAATAAGCAACAGCATCCGAGTGGCCACAAcacaatttgaataaaaaaccaAACTATACAAACACTGATAAGTTCTTCATTAACTACCTTTATTGCCCAGGAATATGACCTGACAGTTTCATCTCGCAGTAGCACACAGCCAAAGAAGCAGGGCATTCCATAATTATTTATTCCAACCCATATCCCCAACGGCATGTCAAATGCAGTCAGACGATGTGTTGTATCAAATACCACGGCATCACCAAAAATATCATACAATTGGATCGACGAGGCATATGACCAGGCAATATTTTCTAAACGGTTGTTTGCATCAAGTGTGtactcaaatttaaaattaggaTCTCTCTCCTTAATATTTCTGCACATTCTTAACAGATCTAGGTTTTCTTCTTCTGGATCTAATTTTCTAAACGACTGGAGTAAATTCCTTACATCCTTTTCAGTAAAAGGCAAATATCCTGGTTCCACGCACTTCTCAAGCTCCATAAGCCTCATCATTTGATGAACAGAAATCCCTGTTTTGGCAAACATAAGGATTCGATTTTTGTCAACATCTGATATAGTTCTATATGCAGGAAGGAACCGAACTTGATTTGGTTCCAAAAGTTCATGATTATGGTGGTTACCAAAACCAGTGACACGCCATTCTGGAGGTCCAAACTCCGTCGTTTTGCTTATCCTCATATAAGCCTGACAACCACATCGAGaagattttctatttctttgagGTTTAGTTTCGTTCGTTGATTTAGCAGGAGTGTTACCAGCACGATGACAAACAAAGTAGCGTCTAGTAAGTCCTTTCCCAACACCATCTTTTCCCTCTGTACGGTGACGTCTAATTGAGAAGCCGCAACTCTTAGCAAAATCACTATAGAATTCATAAGCTTCATCATGGGTGGAAAATCTTTGACCAATGTATGGAATGTGATCATTAGTTGGTTGCAAGGAGAGTCTAGTTTCACCGGGGGATTCCTCGGTGCTGCTTGTATCGCCGCCGAAAGACAGTGAATGTTGGTCAGATGGATCATCATAAACTGCCAACATGGATCCAACCTCTTCCGACATTATATATGGAGAACAATTATCTGccacaaaacaaatcaaatttttaggTTGAATCATAAATTACTTGATGAATCATAATTCACTACTACTATGATATCATTAGCATTTTTTATAGGCATAATCAAAATAAACCTACAAATTTCTACTAGCATTTTAGCAATGAAgattcaacaaacaaacaaacaataaataaattgacTAATAATGAATATTTTATCAGATTAACTGGAAAAATAAAGGAAGaacaacacaataaaaaatcagaaatcggaagaaataagaaaaagagagagaaccTGGGAGAGAGAGGTCCGTCGGAGAGATGAGAGAAGGGCGATGGTGGACGGTGGCGCTAGGCGGTGGCGGAGAGGTTTTGGTCGCGAGAGATGAGAGGCACACCAGTGAGAGCGAGAGTTAGAAGAGGAATGAAATTTTGGTTGGAGGGGTTaggtatttttgtaattttaaataaaaataagggtataaataAAGGAGTAGTTATAATTATAATCTAGTTTTGTGCTAGTTGGGAAAGTACTCCTATTGATCTTTTGAAAATGTTATTCCAAcacaattttcaaataaaaatataataaatatacattttttttttaatattatttgcatGCATTGATTTTCGTGCATAGAGTGGTAAAAAAGTGTGTCAATTTTGTGTCCCCAAATCTTGTGTTTAGATAACACTCCTCTCTTTGATCTTTATATAACcacttttactttttttgagaaaaaagaatatgcaaaattttacattttcaaCTAATAGTTTTTCGCCATGTCATCTCAATTAATTCCACTTTTTTGATATGACATGGAAGGTTAAAACATTCTTATTTATTTAGTGTGtcaagttttttattttgtcggCTTATGTCCATTAAACTCTACTATTTTTCTCacatatcttttaaaaaaaaaaatcacctacagtgtaaaataattctACAATGTCACATAGTAATAActaaatgctaactagtgcccccggggcactagttaaggatactaattatagtaaaattacatcgaaacttgtgtagtcaatgtttgtaaagtataaaaagtgtcatttacaatacaaaaattgctttttttgtatccttaactagtgccccggggacacTAGTTAGCATACCCATAACTATATATTCTGCTAAATCTTCCTACATTCCACTTTAATAGATGATGTGGAGGaatatacaaatttttattGGATGTCCGCGAAAATATAATTTACACAGTCTGTTTGAATTTAATGTCATTTTGTATGTACATattattaaaactttttttgtATACTTTGTATAAATttcttgagtttaattgttgtgcaccgtcggtgtaatttttttttacacatacatccaatgacgcattgccacatcatttaatgaatgtgacacatcatgtgtttttaattaccatacatgatgtgtcagtatattattggacgcatgtgcaaaataacttcacaccgacggtgcatataaattaaattcaaatttctttttagtattttaagagaaattatataaaattaataataaatatgtttGAGAAAAAATGTACTTAATaaatgggtcatgctaacaatTTTATCagacaaacaaaatattatgcATTCATTTAGTATGGATTAAGTTACGTCTAAGCATATGAGAAATGTgagatattttgaaatttaatctGAGTGAGGTATAATAgtatatttataagaaaaaatccATTCATGAGTTGGTTTTGATTATTGTTCACTAAATCATTATGTtagtcattttattatttttaaaatcaaaattacagTCATCCAATGTTTAAAGTGCTAGTAGACTTTTCTTCCACTATTGTTCACTTGGGAGTATTTTTGTTGTAtcaattttaaatgtaattattttactttccATGTCATTGAATCATTTTACATGACATTTAAAAGTTGCTACTATGACTTAAACCATCATATTGCTTCAGTGAATGTGTAGTTTATGCAGCCATTAAAAGAGATAAATAATGTAAAATAAAGTTACACTATCACTATGGTAAATTTGACATTGTGATTCTAGCATTCTTCTCACATTCTAAAGATTTATTCTTGAAAAGAACTAGGGGTAGAGTTGGAGGTGTGTAGGATTGTTCATGAGATTATGGCACAGACACCTCTGTCTACAAAATTAGATTTAAATATACCAACAACACTTCCCTCTAACCAAAAATTCTTAACAGAGAAGGCAAATCTTCATTGCATTCACTGTTGTTAGTGTTTGGTGGCATGCCAATAATATATCAACCAAACACTCCTTCCATGGTAATAAATTAAGATACCGTGATGCTATACGGTGCCGACTGCATCAAATAAGACGCTTTTTTCCAAGAACTTTGACCTGCACATAACACTTTCTGTCAATCATGTCCACGCATCACAACTCTGCCTTGGATTCCAAGTCCTCTTCTTTCAATGAGTCGTCATTAGTTGAATCCTTCGATTGGTCAGGGGATTGAATAGGTTCTAGGTCATCGCCCAAGATTCGTGCAGTGAATTTTCTCGCCTCCAAATCAAGGTCTGGCCACTCAGCTACAATTCGTCTAGCACCCTGTAGACCAAAGTGGAGAAAAGTTAATTAAGTATATGCAGGAAACAAGTGGAGATACAAAAACATCGGCAGTTATATAATGCAAGTTTCCTAGAAAGAACAGAAGAAACTTGAAACAGaaaatattcacctgaagttTGGGCTCTTTAGTCATAGGATTGTTGCACAGATCAATAGTTTTTGCCTTGGATTTTGTAGCATTACCACACCATGACTCACACCATAACCATTCTTGTGGCAAAGAAAAAATGGGCACAGTATGCTGTGCATAATTAGGAAGATCCTGAACCATTGAGAGCAAATTTCAGCCGAGGtcctcaaaaaacaaaaattaaccaATGATGACGGGTGCTACATTGGAAGTAAATGAAAACGATTCCATCTTAATAAAATAATGGGTATCCAAAACCTATATATCAACCATATGGTCATAAAATACCTAATATTCGTTCACGAAAAGATCATTTTATGAAACTGTTGCCTGTGTATGTGTAAAATTAAACCCTTTCTACTGTACAATTATCTAGTTATGAGCCTTTTAATGTGATTTTATGAaacaataattcaatttttatgtaGCAAATAGCGAAGGCCAGCTCCAACGTAATAAAAAACAAGTGTTAATTCCAACATATCAAGTTCTTCCACTGTAAAATATGCTGACAAGTACATGCAGTTATgttatctttttaaaataattatcacgTAACATTGCATATGGAGGAATAGATAACATAATCTTGCCCTAGATAGTTTGGTCTTGCATGGAAAAAACCCATGATGGCGGCCACGATGAAGAGTTGATGATATGGAAGATAcccaaaaaaatgaaactttttctttttactaaaCATTCAGCCATACTTAACAACTTAGTCTTTTGAGTGATTCTTTGAaaggaaaatagaaaaataaaaaaaatatttctcacCTGATCCAAGTTAGCTAGACTATTTGGATCCTTGCTAAGGGTTTCATAGAAAACTCGAAGGTTATCTCCAGCAGCAGTCTCTCGGAACTTCTTCAAATCAACGACATACAAAGCACTGAAAGTACACGGAAATGGGAAACAACTATTAGAGAAATGATATTTATATACTCCAAATCTTTTGGCAAGAGCATCAAGAAAGTAGCTACCAACCTAATATGGTACGGTCTCCCCCGCAAATGATCCTTCCAGAAACCCTAACCAAAACAAGGCAAAGAAAAATTAGCATTCAATACTGACCTACATTTAAT
It contains:
- the LOC123910715 gene encoding protein FAR1-RELATED SEQUENCE 11-like, whose protein sequence is MSEEVGSMLAVYDDPSDQHSLSFGGDTSSTEESPGETRLSLQPTNDHIPYIGQRFSTHDEAYEFYSDFAKSCGFSIRRHRTEGKDGVGKGLTRRYFVCHRAGNTPAKSTNETKPQRNRKSSRCGCQAYMRISKTTEFGPPEWRVTGFGNHHNHELLEPNQVRFLPAYRTISDVDKNRILMFAKTGISVHQMMRLMELEKCVEPGYLPFTEKDVRNLLQSFRKLDPEEENLDLLRMCRNIKERDPNFKFEYTLDANNRLENIAWSYASSIQLYDIFGDAVVFDTTHRLTAFDMPLGIWVGINNYGMPCFFGCVLLRDETVRSYSWAIKAFLGFMNGKAPQTILTDQNSCLKDALSAEMSITKHALCIWMIVAKFPSWFNAVVGERYNEWKAEFYRLYNLESVEDFELGWREMVCSFGLHTNRHIVNLYSLRSLWALPYLRSHFLAGMTTTGLSKSINAFIQRFLSAQTRLAHFVEQVAVAVDFKDQTGEQQTMQQNLQNVCLKTGAPMESHAATVLTPFAFSKLQEELVLAAHYASFSVEDGFLVRHHTKVEGGRKVYWSPHEGIISCSCHQFEFSGILCRHTLRVLSTGNCFQIPDTYLPIRWRRISVPSSKLVHNAPNDHAERVKLFQNMVSSLITESAKSKERLDTATEQVSILLSRIREQPISLQCARDISTINRNL